From a single Lonchura striata isolate bLonStr1 chromosome 13, bLonStr1.mat, whole genome shotgun sequence genomic region:
- the SLC22A31 gene encoding putative solute carrier family 22 member 31, with amino-acid sequence MALGGSRPRGRRAAGGWAPCAALALGWALGWALGAEPPHRCRPDAALLPPPLRRLGGPALLRAAVPRLRGGWSPCQLYRYPSGDPRPNGTGPCTRGWHYALPAAGLRANLVTQWDLVCASRWKVPLEQTTHLLGWTLGSVTAGMACDRFGRRATFLLSLALAVPVGLGVALAVDFLMVLVARLLFGAALAGAFLALYVARLELCDPPHRLGVTMVAGFFWIAGELLLPGLALLCRDWRVLQGAVTMILALLAASWWCPALLLESPRWLLATRQLERARKTLQALAEDNCPQDSLLAELEALSEGPPGPRYHSVCEICGTRVIWKNGVILGFAAFIGSGIRHCFTRNLVPHLPHFFSSHLALVGTEAAACLFVCLTAERFGRRAILLLCTVLTGISSLLLLALTQYLLELIVLTLSVVGTAASHAVTMLSIFFASEVLPTVIRGAGLGLVVGANFVGKAAAPITAIPNSRGFFLHHVVFASFAILAVLSIMLLPESQGRGLPQSLQDGESQRRPPLFRRPPREDHLPLLAPHAIPHDYSRLAASAKRMLRSPDAPREM; translated from the exons ATGGCGCTCGGGGGGtcgcggccgcggggccggcgggcggcCGGGGGGTGGGCGCCGTGCGCGGcgctggcgctgggctgggcgcTGGGCTGGGCGCTGGGCGCGGAGCCCCCGCACCGCTGCCGCCCCGACGccgcgctgctgccgccgccgctccgccgcctcGGCGGCCCCGCGCTGCTCCGCGCCGCCGTCCCGCGCCTCCGCGGCGGCTGGAGCCCCTGCCAGCTGTACCGGTACCCCTCCGGAGACCCCCGCCCCAACGGCACCGGGCCCTGCACCCGCGGCTGGCACTACGCGCTGCCCGCCGCCGGCCTCCGCGCCAACCTCGTCACGCAG tGGGACCTGGTGTGTGCCTCGCGCTGGAAGGTGCCCCTGGAGCAGACCACGCATCTGCTGGGCTGGACGCTGGGCAGTGTCACCGCCGGCATGGCCTGTGACAG GTTTGGCCGCCGTGCCAccttcctgctgtccctggcactggCCGTGCCCGTGGGCCTCGGCGTGGCACTGGCTGTGGACTTCCTCATGGTCCTGGTGGCACGGCTGCTCTTCGGGGCCGCGCTGGCAGGAGCCTTCCTCGCCCTCTACGTGGCAC ggctggagctgtgtgacCCCCCGCACCGGCTGGGGGTGACGATGGTGGCCGGATTCTTCTGGATcgccggggagctgctgctgccggggctggccctgctgtgccgGGACTGGCGGGTGCTGCAGGGCGCTGTCACCAtgatcctggccctgctggctgccagctggTG GTGCCCCGCACTGCTGCTGGAGTCACCGCGCTGGCTGCTGGCCACACGGCAACTGGAGAGGGCCAGGAAGACCCTGCAGGCACTGGCTGAAGACAACTGCCCCCAGGACAGCCTCCTCGCGG AGCTGGAGGCCCTGTCCGAGGGGCCCCCGGGGCCCCGGTACCACTCGGTCTGCGAGATCTGCGGCACCAGGGTCATCTGGAAGAACGGCGTCATCCTCGGCTTCGCGGC GTTCATCGGCTCCGGCATCCGGCACTGCTTCACCCGCAACCTGGTCCCGCACCTGCCCCACTTCTTCTCCTCGCACCTGGCGCTGGTGGGCACCGAGGCGGCCGCCTGCCTCTTCGTGTGCCTGACGGCCGAGCGCTTCGGGCGCCGCGCCATCCTCCTGCTCTGCACCGTCCTCACCGGCAtctcctccctcctgctgctggccctcaCCCAGT ACCTGCTGGAGCTCATCGTCCTGACCCTGTCCGTGGTGGGCACGGCCGCCTCCCACGCCGTCACCATGCTCAGCATCTTCTTTGCCAGCGAGGTTCTCCCCACCGTGATCAG GGGCGCCGGGCTGGGCCTGGTCGTGGGGGCCAATTTCGTGGGCAAGGCGGCGGCGCCCATCACCGCCATCCCCAACAGCCGCGGCTTCTTCCTGCACCACGTCGTGTTCGCCTCCTTCGCCATCCTGGCCGTGCTCAGCATCATGTTGCTGCCCGAGAGccagggccgggggctgccCCAGTCCCTGCAGGACGGCGAGAGCCAGCGCCGCCCGCCCCTGttccgccgcccgccccgcgagGACCACCTGCCCCTGCTGGCCCCCCACGCCATCCCGCACGACTATTCCCGCCTGGCCGCCTCCGCCAAGAGGATGCTGCGCTCCCCGGACGCCCCCCGCGAGATGTAA